GTTCCAGAAGCAGATCCGCCTCCAGGAGGCCCGGCTGCTCCTCGCGACCCGCCCCGGCGACATCACCGGAGTCGGCCGGCACGTCGGCTACGACAACCCGTCACAGTTCAGCCGCGAGTACCGCCGCCAGTTCGGCACACCACCCAGCCAGGACGCGGCCCGCCTGCGGACCACCGCGCGTACCCCTGCGGCCGTACTGCTCTGACGGCGTACCGACCTCCGCAGGGCGTGCCCGTTCCGCGGAGGTCGGTACGGCGTCACCTCGCCCGCCGACCGGTCACTTCGCCTGAGCGAGCTGGACCGCGTCGGCACCGGCCGGGAAGCGCAGCTGGCCGGTCGTGTCGTGCACGGCCCGCCACACCGTCTCGGCGACGTCGCTCTCCCTGGTGAACAGGTCCTGGCCCGTGAAGTCGCCCATGGCCTTCTGCGCCCACGGCGCGTACGCCGCCGGGACCAGCTCGTCCAGCGAGGCGCCGTTCATCGCGTTGGCCGCGAAGTTCGTCGTCAGACAGGCACCCGGCTCGACAGCCTTCGCCCGCACACCGAACGGCGCCAGTTCGAGGGCGAGGGACGCGGTGAACCCCTCGATGGCCATCTTGCTCGCCTTGTAGACGGCCGAGAGCGGCATATGACCCAGCACCACGCTGGAGGTCACATTGACCACCACGCCGGAGCCGCGCTCGCGGAGCTGGGGGAGTACCGCCTGCGTCATTGCCATCACACCGAAGGTGTTGGTCTCGAAGACGTCCCGCACCCGGTCCATGGGCGTGCCCTCGAACACACCGATGGACGGGACGCCCGCGTTGTTGACCAGTACGTCGATGGGTCCGGCCGCATCGAAGGCGGCGGCGATGCTCTCCGGCCTGGTCACGTCGAGTTCAACGACGCGGAGCCGATCCGACTCGGGCAGGACGTCCGTACGCGGCCTGCGCATCGTGGCGATGACGTTCCACCCCTGCGAGTGGAAGTGAAGGGCGGTCTCACGCCCGTATCCGGATGAAGTACCGGTGATCAGAATCGTCTTCATGGTGTGATCCTCAGGGACGGCGGGAACCATGGGCGGGTTGCATTTTCCCGCTCCACAGAAGAACTCGTAATCCCATTGAACCGCTCTGACCTGCGGTGATAGTAGAACTATTCTCGCTTCCCCTTGCACAATCCTCTGGGCTCAGCCCGGCGCGTCCATCAGAGCCGCGACATAGGCGTCCAGCCGCTCCTCCACGGCTCGGGTCGTCAGCTCGGTCCTCCCCGCCTCCCGCCACGGCCCCGACACCAGCTCCAGTTCCTCCGAGAACGCCAGCGCGTCCCGCACCCGCCAGTACAGACGCTCGCTCGCGGTGGCGGCCGGCGTCCCGCCGGCCTCCTCGTACGCCTCGGAGAACCGCAGACCCCACTCCGGGCCGTGCAGCAGCGCGAGATTGGTGGAGCAGTGCGCCATATCGAGATCGGCAGGGCCCCAGGAGATGCCTGTCCAGTCGACAACGCCCGTGATCCGGGGACCTGCCGGGCCCGTGCGCGGCACCTCGAACAGCACGTTGCCGGGGTGGAAATCCCGGTGCAGGAACCGCCCTTCGTAGGACGGCGCGGGCCCCCTGATCACCTCGATCGCCGCGGCCCATGCCGCCGCGTCGGCGCCCTCCGGGGTCACGACGGTGTCGGCGGTCGTCAACGTCGTGTACTCCGGGGGCCGCTCGGCGGCCCGCAGGGCGTGGATCGCCACGAGTTGACGCGCCAGCAGTGGGACACGCGCCTCCAGCCCCTCGTCGTCGAGGACCGTGCGGCCCGGCAGATGGGTCATGAGGAGCGACGGGTACTCACACTGCGCGCCCGCCGGATCAACCGCGACCAGTCCAGGAGCCGCCACGCCGGTCCCCGCGAGCATCGTCAGCGCGCCGGCCTCCCTCTCCAGCCCGTCCCCGGCGTCCTCCACATCGACGAACGTCCGCAGCACCAGCTCCCGCGTGCCTCCGCCCCGCGCCCTGACGGTCAGCCTCCGCATCTCGGCGGTGATGCCGCCGTGCAGCGCCTCGCTCCCGACGACCTGCTCACCGTCCGCCAGGTGCCGGCCGACCCAGGCCAGTGTCAACGGTCGCACAACTGCCGCCTCATCGTGATCGGTCACGGCGCCACCCGAGTGGTCAACGACTCGCGCTTCCGTGGCTTCCCCGGATGTACGGGGCGAACAGCAGGGACCAGTTGGCCACGGTGGAGAGGGCGCTGATCGCCTGATGCGCGGTTGCGTCGGAGGCAGCAGTCTCGACGGTGGCCGCGCTGAGGAGGTACAGCAGATGCCCCTGCGCGGCACCGGCGTCCCCGGTCTCCAGCACACGGGTAGTGAAGGTGCGTTGTTCGTCCCGCCACACCAGATCCGAACCGTCGACCGAGGACCGGACCAACTGCGCCCAGTGGAGCTCGTCATGGGCGCCCGTACGCTGGCGCATGTGCCGTGTGGCGAACCGTGCCATGGCTTGCTCGTCATCGATCAGCGGTGAGAGCACCTGGTCGGACGAGAAGTCGAAGCCGAAGAAGAGACGACGCCCGTCGAGGACCAGCGATTCGATACCACCGATCGCACCGATCCGGCCGGGCAGCCCAACGGTCAGGTCGACTGTCCCGTCCCTCGCCGCGGTTGTGCCCACCGACGCTCCGTCGACTGCCATGGTTGGTTGCCCCCTCGTGATCACTGCCGGACTGTCAGCAGAGTCTCTGTCGCATCCCACTGAGTAGCCGTCCACTCGAAGCCAATGCCGGCTGGCTCCGCTCGCGTTCGGCCAATCGCCCCACCTGAGTAGGGTAGAGGCCTCCACTGGCAGGGCAGGGATCCGCACCATCGGATGGCGAAGTGACGATCTTCCCGCCGGAACCGAACCTCGAAGCGCTACGTCTGAAGCTGGCGCGGCTGCGGGGTGACCACGGCTGGAGCTACGACGAACTGGCCGGCCGCAGTGGCCTGTCACGGCGCACACTCGTCGAGATCGAACAGGGCCGCACCATCGGCACCCTGGCCACCTGGCACGCCCTCGCGCATGCTCTTGGTGTCCCGCTCGACGAACTCTTCGGCACCCTGTGCGCGGGCCACGACCCCCCGCTGCCCCAGGACGGCTGAGACCGTTCGACCCGCTTTCCAAGACCACGGGACGGATCACCCGTACCGGCTTCGCGGATCGCGGCGCGCGGGATCAGCCGTCGGACGGTTCGGGTGAGTCGTCGGAGGTGAGCGGCCCGAACACCCCCGGCAGGGTGGGCGTTGATGCCCTTCCACCGATGACGGTGACTCCCATGAGCTGTTCCAGTCGGTTCAGCAACGCCGCCGAGAGCGCCCCGCGGGCTTCGTCGGCCTTCACGAGAGCCCGTTCCAGTTCCTCGGTCCTTCCCGCGTCCAACGGCTCCTGCTTG
This window of the Streptomyces niveus genome carries:
- a CDS encoding phosphotransferase family protein, whose amino-acid sequence is MTDHDEAAVVRPLTLAWVGRHLADGEQVVGSEALHGGITAEMRRLTVRARGGGTRELVLRTFVDVEDAGDGLEREAGALTMLAGTGVAAPGLVAVDPAGAQCEYPSLLMTHLPGRTVLDDEGLEARVPLLARQLVAIHALRAAERPPEYTTLTTADTVVTPEGADAAAWAAAIEVIRGPAPSYEGRFLHRDFHPGNVLFEVPRTGPAGPRITGVVDWTGISWGPADLDMAHCSTNLALLHGPEWGLRFSEAYEEAGGTPAATASERLYWRVRDALAFSEELELVSGPWREAGRTELTTRAVEERLDAYVAALMDAPG
- a CDS encoding helix-turn-helix transcriptional regulator, translating into MTIFPPEPNLEALRLKLARLRGDHGWSYDELAGRSGLSRRTLVEIEQGRTIGTLATWHALAHALGVPLDELFGTLCAGHDPPLPQDG
- a CDS encoding SDR family oxidoreductase, which codes for MKTILITGTSSGYGRETALHFHSQGWNVIATMRRPRTDVLPESDRLRVVELDVTRPESIAAAFDAAGPIDVLVNNAGVPSIGVFEGTPMDRVRDVFETNTFGVMAMTQAVLPQLRERGSGVVVNVTSSVVLGHMPLSAVYKASKMAIEGFTASLALELAPFGVRAKAVEPGACLTTNFAANAMNGASLDELVPAAYAPWAQKAMGDFTGQDLFTRESDVAETVWRAVHDTTGQLRFPAGADAVQLAQAK